GTCGTATCTAGGGATACCAATATAAATACTATTTATAAACATTTACTTGAACAAGTTTTTAATAAAAAGTTTTCAATAAGTAAATACCCAGGAAGGGGTGTAAAAAAAGAGGATTTCAATAAGCTTTTAAAGGAAATTGCCCTCTGCGCTTGGCAAGGAGGCGAAGTTAGAGTTACTACATGGGAAAAAATCAAAAGTCGTTGCAGCACAGAAAGTCAATTTGCTCCTTTAATGAAAAGTATTGAGCAACGTGGCGATAATCCATATGCAAAACTATTAGTATCTTTTTACTTTGGCTCTGCCGGGAAAGATTACAGTGGAAACAGAGCTTTTGAATTTACGCATAAAAGCTTTGGAGAATATTTAGCTGCTCGAAGAATAGTTGAGGAAGTTGAAAGGCTTTATCATGCTGGGGATTTATATAGTAACGAAGACTTCTTTAGAAAATGGGTGCGTATATTTGGATATGCTCCTATAGAAATGGATTTTTTGCAATTTATTCAGTGGGAAATTGGCCAGCATGATAAAAAAACGATTATAAGCTGGCAGCAAATGTTGATTGAAAAGATTAACTCATTACTTAAAAATAATTATTCTAAATCAATTTTTCAGGATTGCCGAACCTTTAAAGAAATGTGCATGTATGCTCGAAATGCCGAAGAGTCGCTGTTTGTCATTCTAAATATTTGTGCCGTTTGTACTGAAACAATTTCAAATATTAAATGGCCAACTAGAACTTCTTTTAGTGAGCTTATACACCGAATTCAAAGGCCAAAGGGTGAAGTAAAAGTAGAAACTCTTCTTAATTGTTTATCTTACTTAAATATTTCAGGACAAATGTTCCACCGTCTTGATTTATATAAAGCAAATCTTGCTTGGAGCTGCTTAAATAAAGTAATAGCATATAAATGTATTTTTTCAGGTGCGGATCTAAAGCATACTACTTTTTTAGAGGCAGATCTTAAAAATTCATATTTTGAAAAGACAGACTTGCAGTATGCAAACTTACGAAAAGCGTGCCTTATTGAGGCAAAACTAGAAGGAGCAGATTTAGCATGGTCAAATCTAGAAAAAACAGATCTTAGAAAGACTGATTGTTCATGGGTTAGGGCCCAAAAAGCAATCCTTACTGACGCAAACTTAGAAGAAGCCAATCTTTATGGGGCTAATTTCCAGGGGGCAACATTACACAGGGTTCACTTATCAAAAGCAAGAATGGGAAAAGTCAAATTTGAAAGAGCTTCTTTTCGAGGAACTGATCTAAACAATTGTAAAGAGCCTCAAAAATATAGCAAAGAAGACCTAACCAAGAACTAGAGTTAAAGAAAATCTCATTTGTACTTACGTCCCTAATTGTCATCAAACTAAATTTAAAAAAAAGTTTCTATTTCCACCTTCAGTTTCTTCCTATGGGGAGTAAGGATCTCTTCCCTTTTTCTTGTCTGGTCGCACCTTTTGCCCCCCCCACTTAGCTTCAAAACTGTATCCAGAAGGATAAGTCTCAGCTATTTTTGCATGAAAAATTTCCATTTCTTCGCCAGCGCGAACTTGATATTCGTAGAGACAATTTTTATTCATAATTCTTCCCAAGTTTACAATGCGACCTTATTATATTGCAAAACAAAAAAAGCGATCCCTCAATCTTGAACAAGATTGAGGGATCGCTCACTATAGCAAACTCACTTTCTCCATAATACCAAATCGTCGTATTCCATACTCGACTAACTCATCACATTTATAAAGCACTTTGCGACCACTAATAAATTTACGTCTCGGGCCCTTCATTTGACTATCATCATTTCGCAAGGTTTTCGGTGAGATCCAGCCACCAGTGAGATTACTTACCTCGTTTCTAGATATTATGGGCGGCAAAGCCTCAACGAGCATTGTCTTAAAATTTGTCTCTTGCTCATTTAGTGGACGCTCCCAATCAATAAAACCCGCCATACCCACTCCAGTTAGTTTCTTTCTAGCACTTTTTAAACAGCTAATTTATGCTAATTTAGCACAAAAGAAAAAACCGCACAAGAGATTATTCTACATATAGACAGTCTCCATCGTCAGCAGCGCCGAAAAGGAGCTCATATGCGAATTCAGATTACAACCATATACAAACTGGCTGCTACTATAATTTTTCTATCTGGGATTGTTGACGAAAGGATTGGATGCATCCTCTCTTTGATAGGAACAGAACTTCAAAAGACAGCTGAAGAACTTGATGACCAGCGAAAAGAAGAAATACAACCTACTTCATCTTCTCCTGAACTCGAAAGAAAAGACTAGCAACTTCAATACCAAGCACACGGGAAGCCTTAACAGCTTCAGCCACAGGAAAACTCTGAGGTTTACCTGTAGGGGACATTTCTCTCACCTTCCACCATTTTGACGGTGCTGTTGACGTATCCCCATACATCTTTTTTGCAAAATCAGTATGGCCAAACCCCTGAGATTGATACAAAGCCACAATCTCTAAGACCAAAGCTCGCTCAAATTCATATTCATAATTTCTCATCTACCTACCGTATACAAAACTAAATTAAAATCATTTGCTAAATTAGCATTGACACCATGTGCTAAATTAGCATAGATCGGTATTATGAAAATCAGCGACAAATACCTCATCGAGCGGCTTTTAAAAAAATTCGAAACCTACACCAAGGTAGCCGAGAAACTTGGTTATTCAGGATACCGACCTTTTCGAACAGCTCTGACTAAAGGGCTACCAGAAGCCAAGAGAGTAATGGGCATGATGCTGCTTGAGAAGGAAGATGTCTAAAAAAGACCGAGGTTATGCACGAGTAGAATACAGAGCAAACCTACGTGAAATAAATAACCTCATCCAAGCAGGATACACCAAGAAGGCTGTTTTCGATCAACTGAGCGGTGAAGGTAAAATCACCATGACTTACATACATTTCTGCCGTTTTGACCGTTCAGGACAGAGCCAAAGCAATAAGTCCTCACAACTAGGTGTACCTGCCTGTGGAACCGCTTCCGCAACTCAAGCATTCCCTATCAACAGTGCCGGAGGCGGTTCTAGCCAGGTCAATCCAAAAAACGACTCGGCATTTGTTCATAAAAAAGACGTTAGTGAAGAAGAGCTTCAGGAAGATTTAGTAGGTTAACTATAATAGGAGAAGACAATGGCGACTATCCACATGATTTTACAGGGCAAAGGCGGCGTAGGAAAAAGCCTGATTGCCAGCCTTATTACTCAGTACCTTTTGGAATCTGGAAAGGACGTCAGTTGCGTTGATACTGACCCGGTTAACGCGACCTTTGCAGGATACAAAAAATTCAATGTAACTGCATTGGACATTATGAACGGCAACGACATTGATCCCAGACGCTTTGACACTCTGGTTGAACTCATGCTGGCTCTTCCTGAAGACTCACAAATGGTCATTGATAATGGAGCCGCCACCTTCGTTCCCTTAGCTAGCTACCTTGCTGACAACAACGTATTTGAACTGCTCCGCGAAAGCGGCCATCAGGTAAATATCCACACGGTTGTTACCGGCGGCCAAGCCCTACCTGATACACTGAGTGGCTTAAACTCTCTACTGAAAGCTTTTGAAGTGCCTATCTACATATGGCTCAATGGATACTTTGGTCAGATCAACCTCAAGGGCAAAAGCTTTGAAGAATTCAAAGTTTATAAAGACAATATAGATCGACTTGCCGCATTGATCCACCTTCCCCAGAAAAAGAAAGAAACATTTGGTCGAGATCTGGAAGATCTACTGACGAATAAAATGACCTTTCAGCAAGCTCAAGAAAGCACTCTGCCTATAATGACAAGGCAGCGCCTGAGCATGATATGGACTGAAATCAAACAAGTCATCTCAGCCTGTGACATGTAGGGCCCATTCATGTCTAACAACGCCCCCCTCACCATCCAGAAAGTGCGCGAGCTTATCGCTGAAAAGCACAACATCCTACTTGATGAGAATGATCCTATTCTCATGCTTGTAACGGTGCATCGCGCCTTTCTGGATGAGTTTGAAGAAGTGATCAAAAACCACGACCAGAAGCTTTCTGAAGACATGAATGTTCATGTCTTAGCTTTTACAACAGAGGTTCGCAAAGCAACAAATACACTGTTGAGCAAAGGCGTTAAAACCAGTGTTGAAAACTGCCTAAGCGTTGTTAGCCAACACCAGCAAGAGATGACCTCTTTCCTTGTTTCAATAAGGAATATGGGGTTTCTAGCCGTGATCATGTTTGTGTTGTCTTTGATTGTGTCGGTTTCAACGATTGTCTGGGGTTAATGATGGAAGACCGCCTTGTAAACAACCTCCTCCATAATATGGGGACAATCATCGTTCAAGCCATGGGAGATGAAAAAGTGGTTGAAATCATGGCCAACCCTGACGGGAATTTATGGATTGAACGACTTGGTGAAGGGATGAAGATTGTAGGAAAAATAGAACCCGCTAAAGTTTCCATGATCATTTCTCTGGTTGCCAGCTCCCTAGATACAACTGTGACTGCGGAGAAGGCTATAGTTGAAGGAGAGCTTCCCAAGGCTAAGCCACTCAATGGGAGTAGATTTGAGGGCCTTTATCCTCCAGTTGTGGAAGCTCCATCATTTACCATTCGTAAAAAAGCCAGCCAGATTTTCTCACTTGAAGACTATGTTGAAAATGGAATTATGACTCTTAAGGTCATGGAATCAATAAAAAATGCTGTAAGCGACAAAAATAACATAGTCGTTGTGGGCGGTACAGGATCAGGAAAAACCACACTGGTTAATGGTATAATCAAATCTATTTCAACAATTTCTCCTTCCGACCGTATTGTCATCATTGAGGACACCGCAGAATTGCAAAGTCACTCGCGCAACACAATTTCCCTCCGATCTTCAGACCACATATCCATTAAGACATTGGTCCGGGCGACAATGAGACTTCGCCCGGACCGGATACTTGTTGGAGAAGTCAGAGGTGGGGAAGCCCTTGAACTGCTCAAGAGCTGGAACACGGGCCACCCGGGAGGAGTTGCAACCGTTCATGCAAACTCCGCTGCTGAAGGACTGCTGCGCATTGAAAATCTTATAGCAGAGGTTTCCACGTCTCCCATGCCGTATTTAATAGGCTCAACCATAGATTTCCTAATCTATATCCGCCGCACGGACGAAGGTAGAACAATTTCAGAAGTAGCGACTGTTTCTGGCTATGACGCCATTAAACAAAAATATGAATTGGAGTACATCCACAATGAAAAGCCTTTTTCCAATGAATAAAACGAACCTACTATGTTTGTTAACAATAGGGTTGATACTTGTTCCAGAAATGGCGTTTGCATCAAAAGCAATCGAAGAGTTTAGTACCCCTTTTGAGACAATTGTTGGCACCATTACAGGACCTGTTGGACGCTGGGTTTCTATTGCTGCGTTTGCGACTTCTGGGATTGCTTTCATATCGAAAAAAGAAAGCCTCGATGGAGGTTTCAAGATACTTTTGAACGTTGTTTTCGCCATCTCATGCATTGCATTCGCAGGAACCATTGTTAATAGCGTTTTCACTTTTCAAGGGGCGGTCCTGTGAGAAAGGTTCCTATTCACAGATCGCTTCATCGCCCATCACTCGTCATGGGAGCTGAGCGGGATCTTTTAATGTACTCAGCATTAATCTCCATGCTTGTTGGAATTGGAGGCTTAACGATCCTATCCGCTACTGCCGGATTCCTTTTTTGGCTGGTAACTGTGTTCATACTTAGACAATTGGCAAAAAAAGACCCCCAAATGTCCAAGATATGGAGAAGGCTTTATCACCAACAAGATTTTTACCCTGCCCGCTCAACAACTTTCCGTTCATAGGAACATGTAAGAATGATTAATCTCAAAGACTATCGAGACTCTGCAAAAGGACTTCCTGACTTACTGCCATATGCAGCAATGATTAGTAATGGAGTTCTGCTTTGCAAAAATGGATCTCTCATGGCTGGTTGGAAGTTCCGGTCGCAGGATACAGCCTCAAGTACTGAAGAGGAACTGGCGACAGTAAGCGGTAGAGTTAATAACGCGCTGAAAGCATTAGAATCAGGCTGGATGCTCCACGTTGAAGCTGTCCGCTCTCCTGCCACAAAATATCCACATGCCGGAACCAGTTTTTTCCCTGACTTTGTCACTCGAGCTATTGAGGATGAACGGAGAAAAATGTTTGAATCCGCAGGAACGTTCTATGCTACCGAAACCTTCCTAATAGTCACCTACAAACCTGAATTAATAGGACAAAAGCTTGACAATTTTGCATATGCAAACTTTTCAGAAAGCAATCTACTTGAAAAAACAGTGAATAAATTTCTAACGGTAATCCGAGAACTAGAAGATTCACTTTCGCTTTCTATGTACCTAAAAGGACTCACAGACTACACAGTTGAAGATGAGCATGGAAATTCAGAAATTCGCTCTGAACTACTGTCATTTCTTAATAAGTGCATTACGGGGAACGATCATTCCATCGTGCTTCCACGCACACCAATGTACTTAGATGCCCTGATTGGCAGTCAAGATCTGATTGGAGGATTACAGCCTCAAATCGGCGAGAAATATATAAAGGTTATCGCGCTAGACGGACTTCCACAGGAAAGCTGGCCATCAATGCTGAGTTGCTTTGAGGCACTGCCTATTGAGTACCGATTTTCAAGTCGCTTTATTTGCATGGATCAATATGAAGCTCTCGCGGAATTGGATAAATATAGAAAGACTTGGCAGCAACAGATTATAAAATTCTGGGATGGAATGTTCAATAATCCCAGTGCAAAGGAAAACATTGATGCGGTCAACATGACGGCAGACGCTGAAGGAGCAATAGCGGAAATTCAAGACGGGTTTGTTGGAGCAGGTTTTTATACCGCAAACATTATTATGTTTAGCGAAGATCTCCAAAAACTAGAAGATAACACTAGAGAATTACGCCGCATGATTCAAGGCCGTGGATTTTCGTGCCGTATTGAAACTATCAATACCCTTGAAGCATGGCTTGGCTCTCACCCTGGCAATTCCTTTTCAAACATACGCAGACCAATCATTAATACAATGAATCTGGCTGATCTGCTCCCATTGGCGACAATATGGGCAGGCAGAAAACATAACCCCTCTGACAAATTTCCACCGTCATCCCCTCCTCTAATGTACTGTGCGACTGATGGTTCAACACCTTTCCGAATGAACCTTCATGTGAGCGACATTGGCCACACATTGGTTTTTGGGCCGACGGGAGCGGGTAAATCAACTCTCCTGTCAATAATTGCTGCTCAATTTAGAAGATATCCCAAAGCAACAATTTTTGCCTTTGACAAAGGAAGATCCATGTTGCCCCTCTGCAAAGGAGCTGGAGGATCTCACTATGAAATTGCTGGCGAGGATTCAAAACTTGCCTTTGCGCCCCTTCAACACCTTGATTCAGATGCAGAACAAAGCTGGGCTGAAGCATGGATCGAAAATCTAGCTACTTTGCAAGGGCTTACTGTCCTCCCTGCCCATCGAAATGCGATCCACGTTGCTATGAACCTCATCAGGGAAAACCCTGAAAACTTAAGATCGTTAACAGACTTTTACCATGCCCTTCAGAACGATGAACTTCGGGATGCTATCAAACACTACACTAATCAAGGTTCAATGGGGATGCTACTTGATTCTGCTACTGATGACCTTGGAATATCCGACTTCATGGTGTTCGAAATTGAAGAACTCATGAATCTCGGGGACAAGAACCTTATTCCGGTTCTTCTTTATCTTTTCCATCGCATTGAAAGGGCTCTCACAGGGCAACCAGCTTTACTGATTCTTGATGAAGCATGGATAATGCTTGGTCACAAAGTTTTTAAGGAACAGATTCGGGAATGGCTCAAAGTTTTACGTAAAGCCAACTGTGCAGTTGTACTTGCTACGCAGTCTTTGTCTGATGCTGTCCGGTCTGGAATTCTTGATGTTCTTATGGAGTCATGCCCAACCAAAATTTTCCTGCCAAACCCTTCAGCAATTCAAGAAGCGCAATACAATATGTATCAAGGTTTAGGACTCAACTCTCGTCAGATACAGATCGTCGCATCTTCTACTCCCAAGAGAGATTACTACATAGTTTCCCCTGAAGGGCGCAGGCTGATTGAATTGGCCTTAGGTCCTGTGGCCTTATCTTTTGCTGCTTCTTCGGACAAGACCAGCCTTGCACGTATCAAAGAACTTTCAGCAAAACATGAAGACTGGCCTCAGATATGGCTAGATGAACGAAGAGGAGATTTCCGATGAAAAAAGACAGAACTGTTACGGACGATCAGTTAAGAGCTTTCCTCGAGTCTCTAACGCGATTCAAGGAAGGAGTTGGCCTTGGCCCGAACGCCACTCAGGTCCAAGTAGCCGACAAACTAGGCATTCGCCAATCTTCCATTTCAGACGCCAAAAGAAGAGCAAGCATGCCTTCGGAGTGGCTTCTTAAAGCTCTTGAAGTAAGTGGAATGAACCCGAAGTGGATACGCTCAGGAGAAGGAGCAAAGTTCTTGGTACCTTCTGATGATCCGGAATGCACTGTGGAAGAAAAGAAGCAGGATGTTAATGAAGTGCTCGAAGCTCTAAAAAAGCACTTCCCTACTGGGACTACGATTGAGGTAAACTACAAATTAACGTGCGTAGGAGCTGACAAGGAGATTACTAAATGAAATCGACAGTAATCCCCATTCTCATAGTTATCTATTTAGCAATAGCAACGCCATCGTCAGCGATGACAGTAACTTGCTTGAACTGTAGTGACAAAATCTTACAGATGCTTGAGCGAGTAACTAATATTGAAGGTCTTGCTACAATGTACAAAACTTATGCTGAAGAAATGATGCAGACTCAGCAACAAATCATGATGGTTCGGCAAAACATTCTAGAATATTCCAACATGGTAAAGAATACAATTCGCCTGCCATTTGCAATTAAAAATAGCGTTATCAGGGACTTCAAAAGGTTGGCTCAAATATCACAAGATCTAGTTACTACGGTAGGAGATCTTGAAGTTATGGATGGTGTCTATGATGCTTATTACCCAGACTTTGACTCTGCAAAAAAACTTACAGGGCTGCCAAATAAGGAATTTGGGTCTCAGTATAGGGAGTATTGGGCAAACTGGTCAAAGAGAGTTGATGACGCAACGAAAGCTACATTTAAAGTTTCAGGACAACAACTGAAGGACATTATTGATTCTGATGAATTCGACTCTCATATTGAAGAGCTACTGAGTTCTCCAGAAGGGCGGATGCAAGCGTTGGAAGCAGCAAACCAGCTTTCCAGCGTTCAAATACAAGAAGTTAGAAAGTTACGCGCTCTTTTTGCAACTCAGATCCAAAATCAAGCTTTGATTAACGAAAAAGATGAAAAGGATGATCAAGTGCTTCGGCACGATCAAGATAAGTTCTTTAAGCCTCAGTTCGGAGATTTACAAATGAAAGATGCAGGCCCTGAGCCTCTTGGGTTTTAGGGTTAACTAATCATGCAAATCACAAACAAAACTCTCTTCTTGTCATCAATTTTGACAATATTTTTTATATTGCTGATTGCCGTTACGGCCTCCGCACAGGAGGCACAACCCAATGGGCCGATTACAGGAATATTATCTCAAATAGCGGTACAATTTCACGCCAAAGCGAGTCAATGGTCCGAACGTTTGACCCACTACGCATTAAGCCTGTTTAAATTACTTCTGACCTTGGATGTTTGTTTTCTGGGAATTAAAAGCGCGCTCAAAAGAACACAACTTCAAGATGTAATAGCCGAGTTTATAATGCTTTTTCTTTACGCTGGAATAATGCTCCTAATCCTCACTCATTATACTGAGTGGACAAATATGATGATTAGAGGCCTATCCGGAGTCGGGGAAGAACTTGGAGCACCACCGGCAACAGCGGGAAGTGTCTTTATCGCAGGAATCCAAATATTTGATATCCTTCTTAATAGCATTAATTACAACGTAGCTAAGGCTATCGGCATTATACTTATTGCAATCGCGATATGCATAACTTTTTCTTTAATAGCCGCCCAAGTTATTGTCATTAAATGTGAAGGTTACATCATATTAAATGCGGGTATTATTCTGCTTGGTTTTGGCGGATCTAAAATCACTAAAGATTATGCCGTTAATTTTATCAAATATGCTTGTTCAGTCGCAATGAAACTTTTTTCTATTCAGCTTCTACTGTCTTTAAGCATCGAGTTTATTGCCTCTTTCCGCAACACAGAAGCCACTTTCTCGCAAACCCTAGTGATACTAGGGGCATCAATCATAATTCTCGTCCTAGCCATGACCATTCCTGACATTATTTCTGGCCTTATCAACGGTCCACTCACCACTTCTGGCGGCGCCCTTACTTCAGCGGTCACAGCTGTAAGCACTGGTACAAATACTGCCCTTCAAGGAGTGAAAGGCACTCTTGGTAGCGCGGCATCAGCAAAAGATGGAGTTGCTGCCGTGCGAGAAGCCAGCGGCTTTGCCGACACAGCTGGGATGACTGGTTTTGGCAAGCTTGGTCATATGGCTACCTCTGGAATTAACGCCATGAGAGATGGCCGTAGCCCAAGTGGTGCTGCCAAATTAGGTAGCAGCATAAAAGCACAACATGAAGTTTTCAAAATGGGAAAAGGCGGTGAGGGATCAGGTGAGTAAACAAATGAATTCAAATCAACACGCTACACATGGAGTTAACAATGCCTAAGGGAAACGATGCTCCATACCTTGCCGCCAAAGAAGAATGGTTTGAGCGGTATGGCAGCTATATAACAAGCCGCAACCACTGGAGAAATGCCACGCTGGGCCTTATCGTAATCTGCGTTCTTTGCCTAACTGCAAACGTCTTGCAAATATCGAAGAACAAAGTTGTGCCTTATGTGGTTGAGGTCGACAAGCTTGGTCACACTGTAGCGGTAAAACGAGCAGACAGTGTGGGCGATGTATCTGGCAGAATAATTCAGGCTGAAGTTGCAAACCTGATTGTAAACTGGCGCACAGTTACAGCTGACATTGGACTTCAAGAAAAGATGGTCACTAAGACATCTTCATTTGTCACCGGCGCAGCGCGCGGAACTGTCCGCTCCTGGTACGAAAGCAACAGCCCTTACGAGCGAGGCCGCAAGATTCTCGTTGAAGTTGATATTAAAGGAATCCCCCTTCCAGTCAGCTCTGAAAGCTGGCGCATTGCATGGCTCGAGACTATCCGAAACCATGGAGGTGTAGCCATGTCCAGCACTAAATATGAAGCGACACTTAAGGTTCGCATTTCTCCCCCAACAACAGACAGCCAAATTATCAGGAATCCTGTCGGTGTTTATATCACTGAATTGTCCTGGGCAAAACTTCTTGAACAATAGGAGCCATAATGAACCGAATTATTTTCATATCATTCTGCCTTGTTTTACTGACTTGTAGCTCTGTCTCGGCAGCACCAGAGGCAGAACCACAAGGATTAATGAACAAAGTTTTTGCACAACACAGTCCTACTCCTGTGAACAATGCAGGAGGGAATCGCAAAGAGCTAAAAGAAGTGGCAATTAACCAACCCGCGCCGGACTATATCAGCAAAACGACCGTTAGTCTGAACGCGAAAGAATGGAAAGCCTTAACACTTTCCAAAGAATGGATGAATAGAAAAATCAACCCGATAATGCTGAGCAACGGCAAAGTTGTTTATGTATTCGGAGCCACTCTGCCGACTATAATATGTACGCCGCTTATGGCTTCAGATCTAGAGCTTCAGCCCGGTGAAAACGTCAATGATGTCATTGTCGGTGATACAGCAAGATGGATTGTTGTTGTCGCTCAGTCAGGTGTGCCGGGACGCGAAAGCACTCACATTGTGATTAAACCTCTTGATGCAGGACTTGTCACAACAGCAGTTATCACCACTGACCGCAGAACTTACCATCTTAAGCTGATATCCCGCAGAAAGGGCTACACCCCGTATGTGGCGTTCATCTATCCAGAAGATCAGGAAAAAGTACTCAAAGCCAGTCTGAAAAAGAAACGGCGTAAAGACTCATGGGAAACAACTGAAATAGAAGGAGCCTCCACAGATCTATCCAAGCTTGATTTCAGCTACTCCATAACGGGAGATGATGCAGAGTGGAAGCCAATGCGAGTCTACAATGACGGAATTAGAACCTTCATTCAGCTCCCCAGAACATCCACACAAACTGAAATTCCTGTCCTGCTTGTTGAGAAAGCTGGCGAGGAAGCAATCGTTAATTACAGGGTCAAAGGCAACGCCATGATCGTGGATGAGATCTTTGAAAAAGCAATTCTAGTCGCCGGTACAGGCATGGATCAGGAAAAAGTTGAAATCAAAAGATTGGAGGACAAATGATAAACATCACTTTAAAAGATTCTTGGAAAATAAATGCAGGATTGTTAGAAATAATCCCTGCTGAAAATCTTATTTTTCAATACAAAAATGAACAAATAAAGACCTTCTTGGATGTCATAAAATCTTTGCCAGAAGACAAAAAAATCTTCGCTCAGCTTCCCGTTTTACTTAAGTATAAAGATCAACCAGAAGACGACATTCTGTCTCGAATCGTCATGAACAATTGCTTAACTGGTTTTTTTATACGTTTTTGTGCAACGGTAGCTCTTCCCTCTTCAATAAACGAGAACCATATATGGGATTCTGAATGGTTCTATTTTCCAGAATACAATTTAGATGAAA
This is a stretch of genomic DNA from Maridesulfovibrio frigidus DSM 17176. It encodes these proteins:
- the trbG gene encoding P-type conjugative transfer protein TrbG, giving the protein MNRIIFISFCLVLLTCSSVSAAPEAEPQGLMNKVFAQHSPTPVNNAGGNRKELKEVAINQPAPDYISKTTVSLNAKEWKALTLSKEWMNRKINPIMLSNGKVVYVFGATLPTIICTPLMASDLELQPGENVNDVIVGDTARWIVVVAQSGVPGRESTHIVIKPLDAGLVTTAVITTDRRTYHLKLISRRKGYTPYVAFIYPEDQEKVLKASLKKKRRKDSWETTEIEGASTDLSKLDFSYSITGDDAEWKPMRVYNDGIRTFIQLPRTSTQTEIPVLLVEKAGEEAIVNYRVKGNAMIVDEIFEKAILVAGTGMDQEKVEIKRLEDK